One window of Cryobacterium arcticum genomic DNA carries:
- a CDS encoding ABC transporter substrate-binding protein, whose protein sequence is MAHTARFRAFAGLALAGAMALSITACSAGSSDEGSVPAGDDIVTVGFVAVGPEGGWRTANEKNIQDSFSTENGFDLKYAPATNGDQNSQITAFTSFIDEGVDVILLSATEATGWEDVLKRAQEAEIPVVLLDRGIEPNDESLYTSRIAPDNVGISASAAEWANSQFPDGANYVVLEGPPGLSVVNDRNKGWDANVADNLVKLESQSANWSTEEAKSVFETMLKANGNNIQLVFAQNDEMGLGAALAVEEAGLKPGTDVKIITIDGTKAALEALAAGRLSFVAEYNPLFGDDAISVVKAALAGDSVESSIVVPSTTFDSPEAATTALPDRQY, encoded by the coding sequence ATGGCACACACAGCACGATTCCGGGCATTCGCGGGTTTGGCCCTCGCCGGAGCGATGGCACTGAGCATCACGGCCTGTTCTGCAGGCTCAAGCGACGAGGGGTCCGTCCCGGCAGGCGATGACATCGTCACCGTCGGCTTCGTCGCCGTCGGCCCCGAGGGTGGCTGGCGCACCGCGAACGAGAAGAACATTCAGGACTCGTTCTCGACGGAGAACGGCTTCGACCTCAAGTACGCTCCGGCCACCAACGGCGACCAGAACTCGCAGATCACCGCCTTCACGTCGTTCATCGACGAGGGCGTCGACGTGATCCTGCTCTCCGCGACCGAGGCCACCGGCTGGGAGGACGTGCTCAAGCGCGCCCAGGAAGCCGAGATCCCCGTGGTGCTCCTCGACCGCGGAATCGAGCCGAACGACGAGAGCCTCTACACGAGCCGCATCGCACCCGACAACGTGGGTATCAGCGCGTCGGCCGCCGAATGGGCCAACTCGCAGTTCCCGGATGGCGCCAACTACGTGGTCCTCGAAGGCCCGCCCGGCCTGTCGGTCGTGAACGACCGCAACAAGGGCTGGGACGCGAACGTGGCCGACAACCTGGTCAAGCTCGAGAGCCAGTCCGCAAACTGGTCCACCGAAGAAGCCAAGAGCGTCTTCGAGACGATGCTCAAGGCCAACGGCAACAACATCCAGCTCGTCTTCGCCCAGAACGACGAGATGGGCCTTGGCGCTGCCCTGGCCGTTGAGGAAGCCGGCCTCAAGCCCGGCACCGATGTGAAGATCATCACCATCGACGGCACCAAGGCTGCACTCGAGGCACTCGCTGCCGGACGGCTCAGCTTCGTCGCCGAGTACAACCCGCTGTTCGGTGACGACGCCATCTCCGTGGTGAAGGCGGCACTGGCCGGCGACTCCGTTGAGTCCAGCATCGTCGTGCCGAGTACGACGTTCGACTCCCCTGAAGCGGCCACCACGGCGCTGCCCGACCGCCAGTACTAG
- a CDS encoding sugar ABC transporter ATP-binding protein — MAATEPIVEMENISIEFPGVKALQDVNFRLFPGEVHTLMGENGAGKSTLIKALTGVYKIDSGSIKVAGGPRRFTGTADAQSAGISTVYQEVNLCDNLTVGENVMLGHEVHGRMGINWRKTNLAAHDALVRLGLGGLDPKAPLSSISLALQQLVAISRAMVTNSKVLILDEPTSSLDANEVEGLFAVIRRLRDEGVAILFVSHFLDQVYAISDRLTVLRNGEFVGEHMTQDLSRGQLISMMIGKDVDTLNSLGSNRGRAVHAVGAPYYSAKNLGRQGSIEPVDIDVHAGEVVGLAGLLGSGRTELGRLIYGADRPDSGDVTIDGVATEVHTPVAALARKIAFSTENRRDEGIIGDLTVRENLILAVQARRGWARPLSRREQNEICAKYLVELNVRPADPERAIRNLSGGNQQKVLLGRWLATNPELLILDEPTRGIDVGAKAEIQETIAALAEDGMSVVFISSELEEVVRLSERIIVLKDHRKIGEITNGPLVTAETIVDIIASEGSSE; from the coding sequence ATGGCAGCGACAGAGCCGATCGTCGAGATGGAGAACATCTCGATCGAGTTCCCGGGGGTCAAAGCCCTCCAGGACGTGAACTTCCGACTCTTCCCCGGCGAGGTGCACACCCTGATGGGCGAGAACGGTGCGGGCAAGTCCACCCTCATCAAGGCCCTCACCGGCGTGTACAAGATCGACTCCGGCAGCATCAAGGTCGCCGGCGGGCCCCGCCGGTTCACCGGAACGGCCGACGCGCAGAGCGCCGGCATCTCGACCGTGTATCAAGAGGTCAACCTCTGCGACAACCTCACCGTCGGTGAGAACGTCATGCTCGGCCATGAGGTGCACGGGCGGATGGGCATCAACTGGCGCAAGACCAACCTCGCCGCTCACGACGCCCTTGTGCGCCTGGGCCTGGGCGGTCTGGACCCCAAGGCCCCGCTCTCCAGCATCTCCCTCGCGCTGCAGCAGCTCGTCGCGATCAGCCGCGCCATGGTCACCAATTCCAAGGTGTTGATCCTCGACGAACCCACCTCGAGCCTCGACGCGAACGAGGTCGAAGGCCTCTTCGCCGTGATCCGGCGCCTGCGCGACGAGGGCGTCGCCATCCTCTTCGTCTCGCACTTCCTCGACCAGGTCTACGCCATCAGCGACCGGCTCACGGTGCTGCGGAACGGCGAATTCGTCGGCGAGCACATGACCCAGGACCTCTCCCGTGGCCAGCTCATCTCCATGATGATCGGCAAGGACGTCGACACGCTCAACTCCCTCGGCTCCAACCGCGGCCGAGCCGTGCACGCGGTGGGCGCCCCGTACTACAGCGCCAAGAACCTCGGCCGGCAGGGGTCCATCGAACCCGTCGACATCGACGTGCACGCCGGCGAAGTGGTGGGCCTGGCCGGGCTGCTCGGCTCCGGCCGCACCGAACTCGGCCGGCTGATCTACGGCGCCGACCGGCCCGACTCCGGCGACGTCACCATCGACGGCGTCGCAACCGAGGTGCACACGCCGGTCGCCGCGCTGGCCCGCAAGATCGCCTTCTCCACTGAGAACCGCCGCGACGAGGGCATCATCGGCGACCTCACCGTGCGCGAGAACCTGATCCTGGCCGTCCAGGCCAGACGCGGATGGGCCCGGCCGCTGTCCCGCCGCGAACAGAACGAGATCTGCGCCAAGTACCTCGTGGAACTCAACGTGCGGCCCGCCGACCCCGAGCGCGCCATTCGCAACCTCTCCGGAGGCAACCAGCAGAAGGTCCTGCTGGGCCGCTGGCTCGCCACCAACCCGGAACTGCTGATCCTCGACGAACCGACCCGGGGGATCGACGTGGGAGCCAAGGCCGAGATCCAGGAGACCATCGCCGCACTCGCCGAAGACGGCATGTCGGTGGTGTTCATCTCCTCGGAGCTCGAAGAGGTGGTGCGGCTGAGCGAACGCATCATCGTGTTGAAAGACCACCGTAAGATCGGCGAGATCACCAACGGACCACTCGTCACCGCCGAAACCATCGTCGACATCATCGCTTCCGAAGGGAGCAGCGAATGA
- a CDS encoding ABC transporter permease, whose protein sequence is MSAPVSRQPSAMQFVTRLFHQPYVWAIVALLLLLVINLTKNPGYLGVSVNPATGNLSGNIIDILRASAPIMMIAVGMTLVIATRGIDLSVGSVMAVAGAVSMEFMHNAGTGSFGTAAIAVILALGISAVLGTLNGILVSIVGLQPFITTLVMMLAGRGLAKVITSGQNTSATNESFRWLANGTVLGFPVVFVIAVVIVAVLAALVRRTALGLMIESIGINPKAARMAGIRPVGILISVYIVSAVLAGVAGIFSTASVMTVEVAKTGMTAEMDAILAVVIGGTSLAGGKFSLTGSIIGALLIATLDKTIVYMSIPSSATPAFKAIVIVVICLLQSPRVRALFNQRKASTTRPNTRKEAVSA, encoded by the coding sequence ATGAGCGCCCCCGTGTCGCGTCAGCCGTCAGCCATGCAGTTCGTCACCCGGCTCTTCCACCAGCCCTACGTCTGGGCGATCGTGGCTCTGCTCCTGCTGCTGGTGATCAACCTGACCAAGAACCCCGGCTACCTCGGGGTGTCGGTCAACCCCGCCACCGGCAACCTGTCCGGCAACATCATCGACATCCTGCGGGCAAGCGCGCCGATCATGATGATCGCGGTCGGCATGACCCTGGTCATCGCCACCCGTGGCATCGACCTGTCGGTGGGGTCGGTGATGGCCGTGGCCGGCGCCGTCTCGATGGAATTCATGCACAACGCCGGCACCGGCAGCTTCGGCACCGCGGCGATCGCCGTGATCCTGGCGCTGGGCATCAGCGCGGTGCTCGGTACCCTCAACGGCATCCTGGTGTCGATCGTGGGCCTGCAGCCGTTCATCACCACCCTAGTGATGATGCTCGCCGGCCGCGGCCTGGCCAAGGTGATCACCTCCGGCCAGAACACCTCCGCCACCAATGAGTCGTTCCGCTGGCTCGCCAACGGAACGGTGCTGGGCTTCCCGGTCGTGTTCGTGATCGCCGTCGTGATCGTCGCCGTGCTCGCGGCGCTGGTGCGCCGCACCGCCCTGGGGCTCATGATCGAGTCCATCGGCATCAACCCCAAGGCCGCCCGGATGGCCGGCATCCGCCCGGTGGGTATCCTCATCTCCGTCTATATAGTGAGCGCCGTGCTCGCCGGCGTGGCCGGGATCTTCAGCACCGCCAGCGTCATGACCGTCGAGGTCGCCAAGACCGGCATGACCGCCGAGATGGATGCCATCCTGGCCGTCGTGATCGGCGGCACCTCGCTGGCCGGTGGCAAGTTCTCGCTGACCGGCAGCATCATCGGCGCCCTGCTCATCGCGACGCTCGACAAGACCATCGTCTACATGTCGATCCCGTCCTCGGCCACGCCGGCGTTCAAGGCCATCGTGATCGTGGTGATCTGCCTGCTGCAGTCGCCGCGGGTGCGGGCACTGTTCAACCAACGAAAAGCAAGCACCACCAGACCCAACACCCGGAAGGAAGCCGTGTCGGCATGA
- a CDS encoding ABC transporter permease gives MTTTLIDKPAAPSRFSRFKPNLETLPTLAAVAIFIGMLIYGEIAYGRIMQFSTISNLLINNAYLIILAVGLTFVILTGGIDLSVGAVIAISSLVGVMLANAGWNPIVVIVLMILIGSTFGLASGVLIQYFNVQPFIATLAMMFLARGLAAILSTTPQRLEDDSPIRTLSTEWKVYDGPKINDLVTTPNVLIAAAVVIVAFFLLHRTRFGRTVYAIGGSEQSALLMGLPVVRTKLLIYVISGSLAGLAAVVYTSKLGIAQNITGVGWELDAIAAVIIGGTLLTGGAGFVLGSVIGALVLGLMNVLVTRDGGIPPEATTIITGGILLAFVLLQRVVVSRKRKT, from the coding sequence ATGACCACCACGCTGATCGACAAGCCGGCCGCGCCGTCACGATTCTCACGCTTCAAGCCCAACCTGGAAACGCTGCCGACCCTCGCGGCCGTGGCGATCTTCATCGGGATGCTCATCTATGGTGAGATCGCCTACGGGCGGATCATGCAGTTCAGCACCATCTCCAACCTGCTGATCAACAACGCCTACCTCATCATCCTGGCGGTCGGACTCACCTTCGTGATCCTCACCGGCGGCATCGACCTCTCGGTGGGTGCGGTCATCGCCATCAGCAGCCTCGTGGGGGTGATGCTGGCCAACGCCGGCTGGAACCCCATCGTCGTGATTGTGCTGATGATCCTGATCGGGTCCACCTTCGGTCTCGCCTCCGGTGTGCTGATCCAGTACTTCAATGTGCAACCTTTCATCGCGACCCTGGCGATGATGTTCCTGGCCCGGGGCCTGGCGGCCATCCTGAGCACCACCCCGCAGCGGCTGGAAGACGACTCGCCCATCCGCACCCTCTCCACGGAGTGGAAGGTCTACGACGGGCCCAAGATCAATGACCTCGTCACGACCCCCAACGTGCTCATCGCGGCGGCCGTCGTGATCGTGGCGTTCTTCCTGCTGCACCGCACCCGGTTCGGCCGCACCGTCTACGCGATCGGCGGCTCCGAGCAGTCCGCGCTGCTGATGGGCCTGCCCGTGGTGCGCACCAAACTGCTGATCTACGTCATCAGCGGCTCCCTCGCGGGACTGGCCGCCGTGGTCTACACGTCCAAGCTCGGTATCGCGCAGAACATCACCGGCGTCGGCTGGGAGCTCGACGCCATCGCCGCGGTGATCATCGGCGGCACACTGCTGACCGGCGGTGCGGGCTTCGTGCTCGGCTCGGTGATCGGCGCCCTCGTGCTCGGCCTGATGAACGTGCTCGTCACCCGCGACGGCGGCATCCCGCCGGAAGCCACCACGATCATCACCGGTGGCATCCTGCTGGCCTTCGTGCTGCTGCAGAGAGTGGTCGTGTCGCGCAAGCGCAAGACCTGA
- a CDS encoding family 43 glycosylhydrolase: MKAVPIRTFAAAVAISLTVPLLGATPAVAADDHLVLQYSFDETSGTVAADSSGNAHNGSFVGSPTLGGGDTGVTLDGVDDHVKLPDNILAGLDSITVSTEVLIRSNQPSPYFIYGLGTAATSNSGAGYLFATGNKYKTAITPTYWNGEQVADSGADLARGVWKTLTYTLDDATDVATLYLDGVKVAGKTGVTTKPSAIGAGTTSANFIGRSNYAADKYLAGSVRDFRIYNTALSATDVAALQPADAQLVTRDADHLTLGDLSAVESNLTLPTSGPNGSTITWASDTPATISTTGVVTRPAAASGPATVTLTATVMRGTASETRTFPATVTPLRDDQGDVDAAAAALAIATLDDVRGNLTLPAAPAGIGLSWTSSDPGVVAIDGVVTRPSATKDVTLTAHLTKGGATATRAFTASVRQAAELGDYEGYAFAYFTGNSLEGENIYLAASEGNNALDWNELNNGQPVLRSTEGTKGLRDPFIIRSPEGDTFYLIATDLSIGSGTSWGDSVRTGSQYLEVWESHDLVNWTDQRHVKVAPDNAGNTWAPEAYYDDTIGAYVVFWASSLYADTDPGHTGSSYHRMMYVTTRDFVSFSTPEVWQDQGVSRIDSTVLKADDVYYRFTKDEGAGGTGCTDIIQESSTELRATLESWTQVDSCIGKKANTSAVEGPTAFQANPGDVNGDKTYLFVDEYGGRGYIPLQTDDIAHPDWKVAPKYDLPASPRHGTVIPVTAAELETLTEELGQGPAPVPANEDGEILRYTFENGSGTRLSDVSGNGQDGTIVGGATWSDSALQLNGSTGYVDLPDNILSGVTDVSIEADVWIDPAQANPYFIYGLGNTVNKAGNGYLFSTGNAYRTSLATGNWSTEQTVSQGSNLARGTWAHLTYVLQGTTATLYLDGVAVKTGTVTADPGDIGGGITTANYLGRSNYDTDNTFRGKFREFAIYNRALSSAEVLAASGNSTALAGVTLAESDVLKLDPIVNQAAHEVVFPVKPGTDLSALTPVFATSAAIVAAPASGTTVDLRTPVTVTLTGAGSSVTWTLRAVEMASPSIPGLYADPNVVAFGDTYYIYATADGYAGWGGKDFYVWSSQDLVSWERSDKPILTLDGASGTVPWATGNAWAPTITEKDGKFYFYFSGHNATYDRKTIGVAVADSPEGPFTADPTAMILNNEAVTSGQAIDPAAFVDPVSRKHYLFWGNGSPVYAELADDMRSIKPATLKKISGLTDFREGAFLNYRDGMYHLTYSIDDTGSENYRVGYATATSVDGPWTYRGVILQKDTTQGILATGHNSVLNVPGTDDWYIVYHRFAMPGGDGQHRETTIDRLTFNPVTGLINPVTPTLTSVPAQRIEDAQPLATRIEGIAKVGETLTAVVDVPWTATGYVWTRDGDPVDGATEASYLLTSADLGSTIAVRVTADKPLWSSADAEAGTGPVQAADAVIDPVVTAAVEGAAANAAGWYSGAVTVALTLNDGAAGDIEYRLDGGTWTSYATPIALAADGDHLVEHRVSVDGTPVDVSLGSLTVRIDATAPVSTVTLDPADGVGTPAKPVHLALAATDGTSGVGELQYRFGDAAWAALPADGLTFAEVGATVVSYRAVDRAGTVEAHRTVVVVVTGPATDPGTNPGTDPGTNPGTNPGTGPGTGPGTTPGTDPGTGAGPGTLPGTGPGTPPGTGPGTGSGAGTASTLTLTSSVLEAGGTVTVSGSGFTPGERVEFTLFSTPRYLGGVQSDAAGSFTATLSIPAGVEPGSHTLRAVGATSGTIATFAVTVKAAGNGAPLAATGADAGWPASLALLLLAAGTLLLLVRRGVVRRRRPASTRG, from the coding sequence ATGAAAGCCGTCCCCATCCGCACCTTCGCCGCCGCCGTGGCGATATCCCTCACCGTCCCGCTCCTCGGGGCGACGCCCGCCGTCGCCGCCGACGACCATCTCGTTCTGCAGTACTCCTTCGACGAAACCTCCGGCACCGTGGCGGCCGACAGCTCCGGCAACGCCCACAACGGATCCTTCGTCGGTTCTCCGACCCTGGGCGGCGGTGACACCGGTGTGACGCTCGACGGCGTCGACGACCACGTCAAGCTGCCCGACAACATCCTCGCCGGACTCGACTCGATCACCGTCAGCACCGAGGTGCTGATCCGGTCGAACCAGCCCTCCCCGTACTTCATCTACGGGCTCGGCACCGCCGCGACGAGCAACTCGGGCGCGGGTTACCTGTTCGCGACCGGCAACAAATACAAGACCGCCATCACACCCACGTACTGGAACGGCGAACAGGTGGCCGACTCCGGGGCCGACCTGGCCCGCGGCGTCTGGAAGACCCTCACCTACACCCTCGACGACGCGACCGATGTGGCCACGCTCTACCTGGACGGTGTGAAGGTCGCCGGCAAGACCGGCGTCACAACCAAGCCCTCCGCGATCGGCGCGGGCACCACCTCCGCGAACTTCATCGGCCGCTCCAACTACGCTGCCGACAAGTACCTCGCCGGCAGCGTGCGCGACTTCCGCATCTACAACACGGCCCTCAGCGCCACCGACGTCGCGGCGTTGCAGCCCGCCGACGCCCAGCTGGTGACCCGCGACGCGGACCACCTCACCCTGGGCGACCTGTCGGCGGTGGAGTCGAATCTCACCCTTCCCACCTCAGGTCCGAACGGCTCGACCATCACCTGGGCGTCCGACACCCCGGCAACCATCTCCACCACCGGGGTCGTCACGCGTCCCGCGGCCGCCAGCGGCCCCGCCACGGTGACGCTGACCGCCACGGTGATGCGCGGCACCGCATCGGAGACCCGCACCTTCCCAGCCACAGTGACGCCTCTCCGCGACGACCAGGGTGATGTGGATGCCGCCGCCGCCGCCCTGGCCATCGCCACACTCGACGACGTGCGCGGCAACCTCACCCTGCCCGCCGCCCCGGCGGGTATCGGCCTCTCCTGGACCTCGTCCGACCCCGGTGTCGTCGCGATCGACGGGGTCGTCACCCGCCCGTCCGCAACCAAGGACGTCACCCTCACCGCCCACCTGACCAAGGGTGGTGCGACCGCCACCCGCGCCTTCACCGCGTCCGTGCGCCAGGCCGCCGAGCTGGGCGACTACGAGGGCTACGCCTTCGCCTACTTCACCGGCAACTCCCTCGAGGGCGAGAACATCTACCTCGCCGCCAGTGAAGGCAACAACGCGCTGGACTGGAACGAGCTCAACAACGGGCAGCCGGTGCTCCGCTCCACCGAAGGCACGAAGGGCCTGCGTGACCCGTTCATCATCCGCTCGCCCGAAGGCGACACGTTCTACCTGATCGCCACCGACCTCTCCATCGGCAGCGGCACCTCGTGGGGCGACTCGGTGCGCACCGGCAGCCAGTACCTCGAGGTCTGGGAATCGCACGACCTGGTGAACTGGACTGACCAGCGCCACGTCAAGGTCGCGCCCGACAACGCCGGCAACACCTGGGCCCCGGAGGCGTACTACGACGACACCATCGGTGCCTACGTGGTGTTCTGGGCCTCGTCGCTCTACGCTGACACCGACCCGGGCCACACCGGCAGCAGTTACCACCGGATGATGTACGTCACCACCCGGGACTTCGTGAGCTTCAGCACTCCTGAGGTGTGGCAAGACCAGGGAGTCTCCCGCATCGACTCGACCGTGCTCAAGGCCGACGACGTCTACTACCGCTTCACCAAGGACGAAGGGGCCGGCGGCACCGGCTGCACCGACATCATCCAGGAGTCCTCCACCGAGTTGCGCGCCACCCTTGAATCGTGGACCCAGGTCGACAGCTGCATCGGAAAGAAGGCCAACACCAGCGCGGTAGAGGGCCCGACCGCCTTCCAGGCCAACCCCGGCGACGTGAACGGTGACAAGACCTACCTCTTCGTGGACGAGTACGGCGGACGCGGCTACATCCCGCTGCAGACCGACGACATCGCCCACCCCGACTGGAAGGTGGCCCCGAAGTACGACCTGCCGGCCAGTCCCCGGCACGGCACCGTCATCCCGGTGACCGCGGCCGAACTGGAAACCCTCACCGAGGAACTCGGGCAGGGCCCCGCCCCGGTGCCGGCCAACGAGGACGGCGAGATCCTGCGCTACACCTTCGAGAACGGGTCCGGCACGCGGCTCAGCGACGTCTCCGGCAACGGCCAGGACGGCACCATCGTCGGCGGCGCGACCTGGAGCGACAGTGCGCTGCAGCTCAACGGCAGCACCGGCTACGTCGACCTGCCCGACAACATCCTGTCGGGCGTGACCGACGTGTCGATCGAGGCGGATGTCTGGATCGACCCCGCCCAGGCCAACCCGTACTTCATCTACGGACTGGGCAACACCGTCAACAAAGCGGGCAACGGATACCTGTTCTCCACCGGCAATGCCTACCGCACCAGTCTCGCGACAGGTAACTGGTCGACAGAGCAGACGGTGTCGCAGGGCAGTAACCTGGCCCGCGGCACCTGGGCGCACCTCACCTATGTGCTCCAGGGCACGACGGCCACGCTTTACCTCGACGGAGTGGCCGTGAAGACGGGCACGGTGACCGCCGACCCGGGCGACATCGGCGGCGGCATCACCACCGCCAACTACCTTGGTCGGTCGAACTACGACACCGACAACACGTTCCGCGGCAAGTTCCGTGAGTTCGCCATCTACAACCGGGCGCTGTCCTCCGCCGAGGTCCTCGCGGCCTCCGGCAACAGCACGGCGCTGGCCGGCGTCACGCTCGCCGAGAGCGACGTCCTCAAGCTGGATCCGATCGTGAACCAGGCCGCCCACGAGGTCGTTTTCCCGGTGAAGCCCGGCACCGACCTGAGCGCCCTCACCCCGGTGTTCGCCACGTCCGCCGCCATTGTCGCGGCTCCGGCCTCCGGGACGACCGTGGACCTGCGCACTCCGGTGACGGTCACCCTGACCGGGGCCGGCTCGAGCGTGACCTGGACGCTGCGGGCGGTCGAGATGGCCAGCCCCAGCATCCCCGGGCTGTACGCCGACCCGAACGTCGTGGCGTTCGGTGATACCTATTACATCTACGCGACCGCGGACGGCTATGCGGGGTGGGGCGGCAAGGACTTCTACGTCTGGTCGTCTCAGGACCTCGTGAGCTGGGAGCGCTCGGACAAGCCGATCCTGACCCTCGACGGTGCCAGCGGTACCGTGCCGTGGGCAACCGGGAACGCGTGGGCGCCGACCATCACGGAGAAGGACGGCAAGTTCTACTTCTACTTCAGCGGGCACAACGCCACGTACGACCGCAAGACCATCGGGGTGGCCGTCGCCGACAGCCCGGAGGGCCCGTTCACGGCCGATCCGACCGCGATGATCCTCAACAACGAGGCCGTCACCTCCGGTCAGGCAATCGACCCGGCCGCGTTCGTGGACCCGGTCAGCCGCAAGCACTACCTGTTCTGGGGCAACGGCTCGCCCGTATACGCGGAGCTCGCCGATGACATGCGCTCGATCAAGCCCGCGACCCTGAAGAAGATCAGCGGCCTGACCGACTTCCGCGAGGGCGCCTTCCTCAACTACCGGGACGGGATGTACCACCTCACCTACTCCATCGACGACACCGGCTCGGAGAACTACCGCGTCGGTTACGCCACGGCGACGAGCGTGGACGGACCGTGGACCTACCGCGGGGTGATCCTGCAGAAGGACACCACCCAGGGGATCTTGGCCACCGGCCACAACTCGGTGCTCAACGTGCCGGGTACCGACGACTGGTATATCGTCTATCACCGCTTCGCGATGCCCGGCGGCGACGGCCAGCACCGCGAGACCACGATCGACAGGCTCACCTTCAACCCGGTGACCGGACTGATCAACCCGGTCACCCCGACCCTGACGAGCGTGCCGGCGCAGCGAATCGAGGATGCGCAGCCGCTGGCGACCCGCATCGAGGGCATCGCGAAGGTGGGAGAGACCCTCACCGCCGTCGTCGACGTGCCCTGGACGGCGACAGGATACGTCTGGACCAGGGACGGTGACCCGGTCGACGGCGCCACCGAGGCGAGCTACCTGCTCACCTCTGCCGACCTGGGTTCCACCATCGCGGTGCGGGTGACCGCCGACAAGCCGCTCTGGTCCTCGGCGGACGCCGAGGCCGGCACCGGACCGGTGCAGGCCGCGGATGCCGTGATCGACCCCGTCGTGACGGCGGCGGTCGAGGGCGCGGCAGCCAACGCTGCCGGCTGGTACTCCGGGGCGGTCACGGTTGCTCTCACACTCAACGACGGAGCCGCCGGCGACATCGAATACCGCCTGGACGGCGGCACGTGGACGAGTTACGCCACGCCGATCGCGCTCGCCGCAGACGGTGACCACCTGGTGGAGCACCGGGTGAGCGTGGACGGCACCCCCGTCGACGTCTCCCTGGGCAGCCTGACCGTGCGGATCGACGCCACAGCACCGGTGTCGACGGTCACGCTGGACCCGGCAGACGGTGTCGGCACGCCGGCGAAGCCGGTGCACCTGGCCCTCGCGGCAACCGATGGTACCTCCGGAGTGGGGGAGCTGCAGTACCGCTTCGGCGACGCGGCCTGGGCGGCCCTGCCTGCCGACGGGCTGACCTTCGCCGAGGTGGGCGCCACGGTGGTGTCCTACCGCGCGGTGGATCGTGCCGGCACCGTCGAGGCGCATCGCACCGTCGTCGTCGTCGTCACCGGTCCGGCCACCGATCCGGGAACGAACCCGGGCACTGACCCGGGAACGAACCCTGGCACCAACCCCGGAACGGGACCGGGAACCGGTCCGGGCACGACGCCCGGCACGGACCCGGGCACCGGCGCCGGACCGGGCACATTGCCCGGCACCGGGCCGGGCACCCCGCCCGGTACGGGACCCGGAACGGGATCCGGCGCGGGCACGGCGAGCACGCTGACGCTCACGTCATCCGTGCTGGAAGCCGGCGGAACGGTCACGGTCAGCGGCAGCGGGTTCACTCCCGGTGAGCGGGTGGAGTTCACCCTGTTCTCCACACCGCGCTACCTCGGCGGCGTGCAGAGCGACGCGGCCGGATCCTTCACCGCGACGCTCAGCATCCCGGCAGGGGTGGAACCGGGCAGCCACACCCTGCGAGCGGTGGGCGCAACCTCGGGCACGATCGCGACCTTCGCCGTGACCGTCAAGGCCGCCGGCAACGGCGCGCCCCTCGCGGCCACCGGTGCGGATGCGGGGTGGCCGGCGTCTCTCGCCCTGCTGCTCCTGGCGGCGGGAACGCTCCTGCTGCTGGTGCGGCGCGGAGTCGTGCGGCGGCGTCGCCCGGCGAGCACGCGCGGGTAG